In a single window of the Bacillus rossius redtenbacheri isolate Brsri chromosome 8, Brsri_v3, whole genome shotgun sequence genome:
- the LOC134535529 gene encoding uncharacterized protein LOC134535529: MQYKALFFLVALGLVQGISASSNSSTNASVVTSVNTSVAEDVNIFSTLIQAAINASETFTNKTKLEELLNKTEAYLNQTAASIKAQLNSSSLAVSEAVEEEMSKLSDSWSNFTSAAANATSNSSVSTAMASALSSWENATKNAISAWQNATSNASSAWANETSAWQNATSNAISSAVTAANETASAWKNATSNAISAAETAANETASAAETIANNINNVVQSFIPNIFG; the protein is encoded by the exons ATGCAGTACAAGGCTCTCTTCTTCCTGGTAGCCCTCGGGCTGGTGCAG GGGATCTCCGCCAGCTCCAACTCCAGCACCAACGCCAGCGTCGTCACCAGTGTCAACACCTCCGTGGCTGAAGATGTGAACATATTCTCAACCCTGATACAGGCGGCCATCAACGCATCGGAAACCTTCACCAACAAGACGAAGCTGGAAGAGTTGTTGAACAAGACCGAGGCGTACCTGAACCAGACGGCGGCGTCCATCAAGGCCCAGCTCAACTCTTCTTCGTTGGCGGTGAGCGAGGCGGTCGAGGAGGAGATGAGCAAGTTGTCCGACTCGTGGTCCAACTTCACCTCAGCCGCCGCCAACGCGACCTCCAACTCGTCCGTGAGCACCGCCATGGCCAGCGCCCTTTCATCCTGGGAGAACGCGACCAAGAACGCGATCTCCGCGTGGCAGAACGCGACCAGCAACGCTTCATCCGCGTGGGCGAACGAGACTTCAGCGTGGCAGAACGCGACCAGCAACGCGATTTCTTCGGCTGTGACCGCAGCCAACGAAACGGCTTCTGCATGGAAGAATGCGACGAGCAACGCGATTTCAGCAGCTGAGACCGCAGCCAACGAAACGGCTTCTGCAGCGGAGACCATAGCCAACAACATCAATAATGTGGTCCAGTCGTTCATTCCAAACATTTTTGGCTGA